One window of Dyadobacter sandarakinus genomic DNA carries:
- a CDS encoding 3-keto-disaccharide hydrolase: protein MISTKWQAFGKAAMAALVSLTLTSNDAEAQKGKWVTLFDGKSLNGWHSWQSDKVMPQWKIEDGAIVLAEKGGKDLVTDKEYGDFELELEWKIAEGGNSGIIYHVIEDKKYCCPYSTGPEIQILDDQKHPDAKAGKAGNHKSASLYDMIPASDFTVTKPAGQWNKAKVVIKGGKGESWLNGKKLVEFPTQGEAWNKLVADSKFKTWEGFGASSKGKIALQDHGDKVSFRNIRIREL, encoded by the coding sequence ATGATTTCAACAAAATGGCAGGCTTTTGGCAAAGCGGCGATGGCTGCCCTGGTTTCTCTGACGTTAACATCAAACGATGCGGAAGCCCAGAAAGGTAAGTGGGTCACCCTGTTTGACGGCAAATCTCTCAATGGATGGCACAGCTGGCAGTCGGATAAAGTAATGCCTCAATGGAAGATTGAAGATGGCGCTATCGTGCTGGCAGAAAAAGGAGGCAAAGATCTGGTTACGGACAAAGAGTACGGCGATTTCGAGCTTGAACTGGAATGGAAGATCGCCGAAGGAGGAAACAGCGGGATTATTTACCACGTGATTGAAGATAAAAAATACTGCTGCCCCTACTCTACCGGTCCCGAAATCCAGATCCTGGATGACCAGAAACACCCGGATGCAAAAGCTGGAAAAGCAGGAAATCACAAATCTGCATCCTTGTACGACATGATCCCGGCATCTGACTTTACAGTTACAAAACCAGCCGGCCAATGGAACAAAGCCAAAGTAGTGATCAAAGGAGGCAAGGGCGAAAGCTGGCTGAACGGCAAAAAGCTGGTCGAGTTCCCTACGCAGGGCGAAGCGTGGAACAAGCTGGTTGCTGACAGCAAATTCAAAACCTGGGAGGGCTTTGGGGCATCTTCCAAAGGTAAAATTGCATTGCAGGATCACGGCGACAAAGTATCGTTCCGCAACATCCGCATTCGCGAACTATAA
- a CDS encoding HIT family protein, with the protein MASIFSKIVNGEIPSHKIAENDEFLAFLDAFPIAAGHTLVIPKKEVDYIFDLEDDVYSRLFLFAKTLVPALQKTVPCIRIGISVVGLEVPHAHVHLLPLNSMDDADFSKKIKVSQEELASLAAEIRSNL; encoded by the coding sequence ATGGCTTCCATATTTTCTAAAATCGTCAACGGGGAGATTCCCAGCCATAAGATTGCTGAAAATGACGAGTTCCTGGCTTTTCTTGACGCATTTCCGATTGCTGCCGGGCACACTTTGGTGATTCCTAAAAAGGAGGTGGATTATATATTTGATTTGGAAGATGATGTTTATTCGCGCCTTTTTCTATTTGCCAAAACACTGGTACCTGCCTTGCAGAAGACAGTACCCTGCATTCGCATCGGCATCAGCGTGGTAGGATTGGAAGTGCCTCATGCACATGTGCACCTGCTGCCGCTGAACAGCATGGACGATGCAGATTTTAGTAAAAAAATCAAGGTGTCACAGGAAGAACTTGCTAGCCTGGCTGCTGAGATCAGGAGTAATCTTTGA
- a CDS encoding capsule assembly Wzi family protein, which produces MKFLFFLFSLLPLASICQSVPDQEITAYSDSVTNYIEVSGMGSTGSRTPFWMQANQFGTVPRDGSAGTMRAGLEAYQSLSPRNTWRAGIGVEAVANFSQNTKVLLPQIHGTLRFKNWELFVGRKKQALGLADSTIGSGSYPWSGNALPIPKIQLGTTRFVAVPFTNGWISFNAFYSDGLFEKGRPVTSKLKFHQKALYARIGKVDSRVKLYGGFNHQVQWGGRSPYLTGQSGDMPHGFKNYIAAVFGTIGGKGDDITYFDSTSRIGNHLGSLDLAMEIETYSTSIFLYRQFIYEDGSLFYFTTVADGLSGVRIRRKNSYGAGFEVTEGVVEVLYTKNQGGNVFVLTEGKLRGRDDYFNNQQVLDGWSYYDRTIGSPFIPPTSQTKWKWPNFANNFTSNNRVFMLHAGLKGTLLRRINWYTKLSYTSNAGTYAEPFHGTPTQFSGILGLQTRINALGGMTLKGAYAADFGELYPNMQGFTLGIRKDFPF; this is translated from the coding sequence ATGAAATTTTTATTCTTCCTTTTTTCACTGCTTCCTCTGGCCAGTATCTGTCAGTCTGTACCCGATCAGGAAATAACTGCTTACTCCGATTCGGTAACGAACTATATAGAGGTGAGCGGTATGGGAAGCACAGGCAGCAGGACCCCCTTCTGGATGCAGGCCAACCAGTTCGGTACCGTACCGCGTGATGGTTCGGCCGGAACGATGCGGGCAGGATTGGAAGCATACCAGTCCCTTTCACCCCGGAATACCTGGCGGGCTGGCATTGGGGTTGAAGCAGTCGCTAATTTTTCACAAAACACAAAAGTGCTGCTTCCTCAAATCCATGGTACGCTGAGATTCAAAAACTGGGAGCTTTTTGTAGGAAGAAAAAAACAGGCGCTCGGCCTGGCGGATTCCACCATCGGATCGGGATCCTATCCCTGGTCCGGCAATGCATTGCCAATCCCGAAAATCCAGCTGGGAACTACCAGGTTTGTCGCAGTACCTTTTACAAATGGCTGGATTTCGTTTAATGCTTTCTATTCAGACGGACTTTTTGAAAAAGGCAGGCCGGTCACCAGCAAGCTCAAATTTCACCAAAAAGCACTATACGCCAGGATCGGGAAAGTAGATTCCAGGGTTAAATTATATGGTGGATTCAACCACCAGGTACAATGGGGCGGCAGGTCGCCCTACTTAACTGGCCAGAGCGGAGATATGCCGCACGGTTTCAAAAACTACATAGCAGCAGTTTTCGGGACAATTGGCGGTAAAGGGGATGACATCACCTACTTCGATAGTACCAGCCGCATCGGCAATCACCTCGGCTCGCTGGACCTGGCTATGGAAATTGAAACTTACAGTACCAGCATTTTCCTGTACCGCCAGTTTATCTATGAAGATGGCTCGCTGTTTTACTTCACCACAGTAGCTGACGGATTGAGCGGCGTACGTATCCGGAGAAAAAATTCATACGGAGCAGGCTTTGAAGTGACAGAAGGTGTGGTGGAAGTATTGTATACCAAAAACCAGGGGGGGAATGTATTTGTGCTCACAGAGGGAAAGCTCCGCGGCCGTGACGATTATTTCAATAATCAGCAGGTGCTCGACGGATGGTCGTACTACGATCGCACCATTGGAAGTCCGTTTATCCCGCCTACTTCTCAAACTAAGTGGAAATGGCCGAATTTTGCCAACAACTTTACCAGTAACAACCGGGTGTTCATGCTGCATGCCGGATTAAAAGGTACACTCTTAAGGCGGATCAACTGGTATACCAAGCTCTCATACACCAGCAATGCAGGCACTTATGCCGAGCCTTTCCATGGAACTCCTACGCAGTTTTCAGGTATTCTGGGCCTTCAGACCAGGATCAATGCATTGGGTGGAATGACGCTCAAAGGTGCTTACGCCGCTGATTTTGGTGAACTCTATCCCAATATGCAGGGCTTCACGCTGGGAATTCGTAAGGATTTTCCTTTTTGA